A DNA window from Aureibaculum sp. 2308TA14-22 contains the following coding sequences:
- the hemC gene encoding hydroxymethylbilane synthase, producing MEKVIRIGTRDSELAMWQAKTVQEQLEYLGYKTELIPVKATGDLVQNKPIYEMGITGVFTRNLDIAMLNHEIDIAVHSLKDVPTILPEGIIQAAVLRRGPSEDVLVFKDNEEFLAQKDAIIATGSLRRKAQWLYRYPSHKVVGLRGNINTRLQKVKDNEDWNGAIFAAAGLKRIGIKPENIVTLSWMIPAPAQGAIMMTALEEDEFTKEACAKLNHEETEICTSVERKFLNILEGGCSAPIGALCYINDEEITLKGIILSEDGTSKKEVNKTVKLRKHRYLAEDTAEIIIKRGGKKLMPNYDKFEKKFKICSTKKLTVSQSKLVHEDISVTDSDFIKIRFSRIPQPVLKSELENVIITSKNTVESLATNFSLSELQFKNIYCVGRRTKALVEKKIGSVKLTAKNAKKLAPLLLEDIKRKEVTYFTSSLRLDELPNFLAENDVEVNEVEAYKTMFSPQKVRDNTDGILFYSPSTVQSYIQGNDPVGIAFCIGETTASEARKHFKEVKVAQVPTIESVIELANLHFVKSQ from the coding sequence ATGGAGAAGGTAATTAGAATAGGCACACGCGATAGTGAACTCGCGATGTGGCAAGCAAAAACCGTACAAGAACAATTAGAATATTTAGGTTATAAGACGGAGTTAATACCGGTTAAAGCCACGGGAGATTTAGTGCAGAATAAACCCATTTATGAAATGGGAATTACAGGAGTTTTTACGCGTAATTTAGATATCGCCATGCTTAATCATGAAATTGACATAGCGGTACATTCATTAAAAGACGTTCCAACAATTCTGCCCGAAGGTATTATTCAAGCTGCAGTATTGAGAAGAGGCCCTTCAGAAGATGTATTGGTTTTTAAAGACAATGAGGAATTTCTAGCTCAAAAAGATGCTATTATTGCAACAGGTAGTTTACGACGTAAAGCACAATGGTTATATCGGTATCCATCTCACAAAGTAGTAGGTTTACGCGGAAATATAAATACACGATTACAAAAAGTAAAGGATAACGAAGATTGGAATGGAGCTATTTTCGCTGCTGCTGGGCTAAAGCGTATTGGTATAAAACCAGAAAATATAGTAACCCTAAGTTGGATGATTCCTGCTCCTGCACAAGGAGCTATTATGATGACAGCTCTTGAAGAAGATGAGTTTACTAAAGAAGCCTGTGCAAAATTAAATCATGAGGAAACGGAAATTTGTACCTCTGTAGAGCGCAAGTTTTTGAATATATTAGAAGGCGGCTGTTCGGCTCCTATTGGTGCACTATGTTACATTAACGACGAAGAAATTACCCTGAAAGGAATTATTTTAAGTGAGGATGGAACTAGTAAGAAAGAAGTAAACAAGACTGTAAAACTAAGGAAGCATAGGTATTTGGCTGAAGATACCGCTGAAATCATCATCAAAAGAGGGGGTAAAAAGTTGATGCCCAATTACGATAAATTTGAAAAGAAGTTCAAAATTTGTTCTACTAAAAAATTAACAGTTTCACAGTCCAAGTTGGTTCATGAAGATATTAGTGTTACCGATAGTGATTTTATTAAAATTAGGTTTAGTAGAATTCCGCAACCAGTACTAAAAAGTGAATTGGAAAATGTAATAATTACCAGTAAGAACACAGTGGAATCATTGGCAACTAATTTTTCTTTGTCCGAGTTACAATTTAAAAATATTTACTGCGTAGGTCGTAGAACCAAAGCATTGGTTGAGAAAAAAATTGGCTCCGTAAAATTGACGGCTAAAAACGCAAAGAAATTAGCCCCACTTTTACTTGAAGATATAAAAAGGAAAGAGGTTACCTATTTTACAAGTAGTTTGCGTTTGGATGAGCTGCCAAATTTTTTAGCAGAAAATGATGTAGAAGTAAATGAAGTGGAGGCGTATAAAACGATGTTTAGTCCACAAAAGGTTAGGGACAATACGGATGGAATTTTATTTTACAGTCCATCTACTGTTCAAAGTTATATTCAAGGAAATGATCCAGTTGGAATTGCTTTTTGTATTGGAGAAACCACAGCATCAGAGGCAAGAAAACATTTTAAAGAAGTGAAAGTTGCACAAGTACCCACAATAGAAAGTGTTATAGAATTGGCAAATTTACACTTTGTAAAATCGCAGTAA
- the hemB gene encoding porphobilinogen synthase, which translates to MYRTRRLRKSDNIRRLVRETKLSVDDLIYPLFIEEGENIETEIVSMPGIKRFSLDRVSKELDEVVNLNIPAVLLFGIPSEKDDEGKETWSDDGIVQKAVRFIKKNYPDLYVITDVCFCEYTSHGHCGILKDNDVDNDATLVNIAKQSISHAKAGADMIAPSGMMDGTVAMVREALDNSGFSDLPIMAYSVKYASAYYGPFRDAADSAPSFGNRRSYQMDAANRDEAIRKATFDDAEGADILMVKPALSYLDIIRDLKNNFDRPIACYNVSGEYAMIKAAGQKGWIDEESVMLESLLSMKRAGADIIITYFAKEAAKRLN; encoded by the coding sequence ATGTATAGAACACGAAGACTTCGAAAATCTGATAACATTCGCAGGTTGGTAAGAGAAACTAAATTATCGGTTGATGATTTAATCTATCCGCTATTCATTGAAGAAGGTGAAAATATCGAAACAGAGATTGTTTCCATGCCAGGAATTAAACGTTTTTCTTTAGATAGAGTTTCAAAAGAGTTAGACGAGGTAGTTAACCTTAATATTCCCGCAGTTTTATTATTTGGTATTCCATCAGAAAAAGATGATGAAGGTAAAGAAACTTGGAGCGATGATGGTATTGTTCAAAAGGCAGTTCGTTTTATCAAAAAGAATTATCCTGATTTATATGTGATTACTGATGTTTGTTTTTGCGAATATACTTCTCATGGGCATTGTGGAATTTTAAAGGATAACGATGTTGATAATGATGCCACATTGGTAAATATTGCCAAACAATCCATATCACATGCAAAGGCAGGTGCTGATATGATTGCCCCTTCTGGAATGATGGATGGTACCGTTGCTATGGTTAGAGAAGCTCTTGATAATTCAGGATTCTCAGATTTACCGATTATGGCCTATTCTGTAAAATATGCATCGGCATATTATGGTCCTTTCAGAGATGCAGCAGATTCCGCCCCAAGTTTTGGAAATCGGAGAAGCTATCAGATGGATGCCGCTAATAGAGATGAAGCAATACGAAAAGCCACTTTTGATGATGCAGAAGGGGCAGATATATTAATGGTAAAACCAGCATTATCATATTTAGATATTATTCGCGATCTAAAGAATAATTTTGATAGGCCAATTGCCTGTTATAATGTAAGCGGCGAGTACGCCATGATAAAAGCTGCTGGGCAAAAAGGTTGGATTGATGAAGAAAGCGTAATGCTAGAAAGCTTATTGTCCATGAAAAGAGCAGGAGCAGATATTATCATTACCTATTTTGCAAAAGAGGCTGCTAAAAGACTTAACTAA
- the hemA gene encoding glutamyl-tRNA reductase encodes MQRYNISKHHSFYCIGLSYEKANAEIRGRFSLTESTRLNLLKEASEDGIDEIIVISTCNRTEIYGFVAHPFQLIKLLCKHSNGTVEEFEKVAFIYKNNDAINHIFRVGTGLESQILGDFEIIGQLKKSVLASKNLNLLNAFLERLVNNVIIASKRVKTQTEISSGATSVSFASVQFILNTTEQISNKNILLFGTGKIGRNTCDNLVKHTHNKNITLVNRTKEKALEVAGKFDVTVADYSDLRNEIKKTDILIVATGAEHPTVSKDILSKDKALLILDLSIPKNVSNDVLELKNVNLVHLDDLSQITDSTLKRRKSQIPIAEGIIEDVKKEFKAWLETRKFAPTIKALKSRLEEIKLEEIDYQRKKVSDFNEQQAQLLSDRIVQKITKQFANHLKDNDSSSDESIALISKVFQLNES; translated from the coding sequence ATGCAACGTTATAACATCTCTAAACATCATTCTTTTTATTGTATCGGCTTGAGCTACGAAAAAGCCAATGCCGAAATTCGGGGTCGTTTTAGTTTAACTGAATCAACTAGGCTAAATTTATTAAAAGAAGCTTCAGAAGACGGTATTGATGAAATTATTGTTATTTCTACATGTAATAGAACCGAAATTTATGGCTTTGTTGCACACCCTTTTCAACTAATTAAATTGCTTTGTAAACATTCAAACGGAACAGTTGAAGAATTTGAAAAAGTGGCATTCATTTATAAAAATAATGATGCAATTAACCATATTTTCCGTGTAGGAACTGGGCTGGAAAGTCAAATTTTGGGCGATTTTGAAATTATTGGTCAGTTAAAAAAAAGTGTATTAGCGTCTAAAAACTTAAATTTATTAAATGCTTTTTTAGAGCGTTTGGTAAATAACGTAATTATTGCAAGTAAACGGGTAAAAACACAAACAGAAATTAGTTCGGGAGCAACTTCTGTGTCTTTCGCTTCTGTACAATTTATCTTAAACACCACCGAGCAAATTTCAAATAAGAATATATTGTTATTTGGAACAGGTAAAATAGGTAGGAATACTTGTGATAATCTTGTAAAGCATACACATAATAAAAATATTACTTTGGTGAATAGAACCAAAGAAAAGGCATTGGAAGTAGCAGGTAAGTTTGATGTTACCGTGGCTGATTATTCCGATTTGAGAAACGAAATCAAAAAAACTGATATTTTAATCGTAGCTACTGGTGCTGAACATCCAACAGTATCTAAAGATATCCTTTCTAAGGATAAGGCGTTGTTGATTTTAGATTTGTCAATTCCTAAAAATGTATCTAATGATGTGCTTGAATTGAAAAATGTGAATTTGGTTCATTTAGATGATCTCTCGCAAATTACTGATAGTACGTTAAAAAGAAGAAAATCACAAATTCCAATAGCCGAAGGTATTATTGAAGACGTAAAAAAAGAATTTAAGGCTTGGTTAGAAACACGTAAATTTGCTCCAACAATAAAAGCCTTAAAATCGCGATTGGAAGAGATTAAATTAGAAGAGATTGATTATCAACGTAAAAAAGTATCTGATTTTAATGAACAACAAGCTCAATTGTTGTCGGATAGAATAGTTCAGAAAATAACGAAGCAATTTGCTAATCATTTAAAAGATAATGATTCCTCCTCCGACGAAAGTATTGCACTAATTTCAAAGGTTTTTCAACTGAATGAATCATAA
- a CDS encoding AraC family transcriptional regulator — protein MLKNNAKSSLQKNEVESGILLLKSQNESNDIQIVTHRTDSSYIQFHFCLKGASKFLFNNGNYSFDVADENSLLLYNPQTDLPLNLELAAKSWVISLFISIKKFHSLFSEEADFIHFLTDDNRGKKYYDTKAISPAISVVLNQMVNFNINSSVEKLYLKGKIYELLSLYFNHGGEADIEQCPFLVDEQNVLKIRKAKDIIIANMTEPPSLQDLANEVELNLKKLKTGFKQIYGDSVYSFLFDYKMEVARKLLETNQYNVNEVGLKVGYSTSSHFIAAFKKKYGTTPKKYKK, from the coding sequence ATGTTAAAAAATAACGCCAAAAGTTCTCTACAAAAAAATGAAGTTGAGTCTGGTATATTGTTGCTAAAATCTCAAAATGAAAGCAATGATATTCAAATAGTTACCCACCGAACAGACAGTAGTTATATTCAATTTCATTTCTGTTTAAAAGGAGCTTCAAAATTCTTATTTAACAATGGTAATTACAGTTTTGATGTAGCTGATGAAAATTCATTATTACTCTACAATCCTCAAACCGATTTACCCCTAAATTTAGAACTAGCCGCAAAATCTTGGGTTATATCACTATTTATATCCATAAAAAAATTCCATTCGCTATTTTCAGAAGAAGCAGATTTTATTCATTTTTTAACCGATGACAACAGGGGCAAAAAATACTACGATACTAAAGCGATATCTCCAGCAATATCTGTTGTCCTTAATCAAATGGTAAACTTTAACATAAATAGTTCAGTTGAAAAGTTGTATTTAAAAGGTAAAATATATGAATTACTGAGCCTATATTTTAATCATGGCGGAGAAGCAGACATTGAACAATGCCCTTTTTTAGTAGATGAACAAAATGTACTTAAAATCAGGAAAGCGAAAGACATTATTATTGCCAATATGACGGAACCTCCAAGTTTACAGGATCTGGCCAATGAGGTAGAACTCAATTTAAAAAAACTTAAAACAGGGTTTAAACAAATATATGGTGATTCCGTGTATAGCTTTTTGTTTGACTATAAGATGGAGGTAGCTCGTAAATTATTGGAAACCAATCAATACAATGTGAATGAGGTGGGTTTAAAAGTTGGTTATAGTACCTCCAGCCATTTTATAGCCGCTTTTAAGAAAAAATACGGGACGACACCGAAGAAGTATAAAAAATAG